A part of Terriglobus roseus genomic DNA contains:
- the murG gene encoding undecaprenyldiphospho-muramoylpentapeptide beta-N-acetylglucosaminyltransferase codes for MALNNNLRVLIAGGGTGGHVIPALAIARELRDHHAAEVRLLGTPRGIETNLVPEAGFPLELMQVGQLANVSLWTRVKTLADLPLGILHCMRLLRSFHPQVVVGVGGYASGPAMIAATLLRIPTLAYEPNAVPGMVNRVLGKRVSAAAVAFEETKTYFRNAEVTGVPVRTEIFRIGPLITQPPRLLITAGSNGAKVFNETLPLIAADLLATIPNLTIVHQTGERAFAATETAYRNAGISTERVTVLSFLKDMPQQLEQATLVLARSGSTVAELAAAGRPALLVPFPQAADDHQTKNALAMVRVGAAEMLPQAELTPDTLSTRLTTLLTAPQHLQQMSAAARSAARPNALQNIGNRIASLAR; via the coding sequence GTGGCTTTGAATAACAACCTGCGTGTTCTCATCGCAGGCGGCGGCACCGGCGGTCATGTCATTCCCGCGCTTGCCATCGCTCGCGAACTGCGTGATCATCACGCCGCAGAGGTCCGTCTCCTTGGAACACCACGCGGCATCGAAACAAATCTCGTTCCAGAAGCAGGTTTTCCGCTGGAGCTGATGCAGGTGGGCCAACTCGCAAACGTCTCGTTATGGACGCGCGTGAAAACACTTGCTGATCTCCCGCTAGGCATTCTTCATTGCATGCGTCTGCTCCGCAGCTTTCATCCGCAAGTTGTGGTTGGAGTTGGTGGCTACGCCAGCGGCCCCGCGATGATCGCGGCCACACTCTTGCGCATTCCGACACTCGCGTACGAGCCCAACGCCGTACCCGGCATGGTGAATCGAGTCCTTGGAAAACGAGTCAGCGCCGCAGCCGTTGCATTTGAAGAAACCAAAACTTACTTCCGCAACGCCGAAGTCACCGGCGTCCCTGTTCGTACAGAAATCTTTCGCATTGGCCCATTGATTACTCAGCCACCGCGTCTACTCATCACCGCAGGTAGCAACGGCGCGAAGGTTTTCAATGAAACATTGCCTCTGATCGCGGCTGATCTGCTCGCAACGATTCCCAATCTCACCATCGTCCACCAGACAGGCGAGCGTGCATTCGCCGCAACAGAAACGGCTTATCGCAACGCCGGTATCTCCACGGAGCGAGTAACCGTACTGTCATTCCTAAAGGACATGCCGCAGCAGCTAGAACAGGCCACGCTGGTACTCGCACGGTCCGGCAGCACCGTCGCAGAACTCGCCGCGGCAGGCCGTCCTGCGTTACTCGTCCCATTCCCTCAGGCAGCAGATGATCATCAGACAAAGAACGCGCTCGCCATGGTGCGCGTCGGCGCAGCAGAGATGCTGCCGCAGGCAGAATTAACGCCGGACACACTGAGCACGCGTCTCACCACTCTGCTCACGGCACCACAACATCTGCAGCAGATGTCCGCAGCAGCCAGATCGGCAGCCAGACCGAATGCCCTGCAGAACATTGGCAACCGCATCGCCTCTCTCGCGCGTTAA
- a CDS encoding YXWGXW repeat-containing protein: MYVPTSVRTSVTTLAIAAASLMAAPMLHAQWGIAVNVGVARTAPPPLPVMEQPMAPGDGYIWTPGYWAWDDQVQDYYWVDGEWVMAPETGLLWTPGYWAYGNGGYMWNAGYWGPEVGFYGGVNYGFGYFGTGYEGGYWNGNRFFYNTAVNRVDMRFVHNTFVRPVGGDWNRGGARVSFNGGPGGLRMQPNRDEQRAIQDRRFGPTMTQRARGFDRGAASGPSNNGFRGQNPQDFHGNDGRGNDGRGNDSRGNGFVGNGQQPVPNGGNNGMRWSGGNDNQNRPPQVNTPNPPQHAFPQGQVNAPNPPRRDFPTDGGRGNNVQQNTPAPRNFDRPVQNTQPNDFRGGGAQAPQGGNRFGGGDRPNFSAPQGNHNAPSGMRGFGRF; this comes from the coding sequence ATGTACGTTCCCACCTCAGTTCGGACCTCCGTGACAACTCTTGCCATCGCCGCAGCCAGCCTGATGGCAGCGCCCATGCTGCACGCGCAGTGGGGCATTGCAGTGAATGTTGGCGTGGCACGGACAGCACCTCCTCCGTTGCCGGTGATGGAACAGCCAATGGCTCCTGGCGACGGCTATATCTGGACGCCCGGCTACTGGGCATGGGATGACCAGGTGCAGGACTACTACTGGGTGGATGGCGAATGGGTGATGGCGCCAGAAACCGGCCTGCTATGGACGCCCGGATATTGGGCTTACGGCAATGGCGGCTACATGTGGAACGCCGGATATTGGGGCCCGGAGGTGGGCTTTTATGGCGGCGTGAACTATGGCTTTGGCTATTTCGGCACCGGCTATGAGGGCGGCTACTGGAACGGCAACCGCTTCTTCTACAACACGGCCGTAAACCGCGTGGATATGCGGTTTGTTCACAACACGTTTGTGCGTCCTGTGGGCGGTGACTGGAACCGTGGCGGTGCTCGCGTGTCTTTCAACGGTGGCCCCGGCGGACTGCGTATGCAACCTAACCGCGATGAGCAACGGGCAATACAGGATCGTCGCTTTGGACCGACCATGACGCAGCGCGCCCGTGGATTTGATCGCGGAGCGGCTTCTGGTCCGTCAAATAACGGTTTCCGTGGACAGAATCCACAGGACTTCCATGGAAACGATGGGCGTGGCAATGATGGACGCGGAAACGATAGCCGTGGAAACGGGTTTGTTGGCAACGGGCAGCAGCCTGTGCCCAATGGAGGCAACAATGGCATGCGCTGGTCCGGTGGTAACGACAACCAGAATCGGCCTCCGCAGGTGAACACGCCGAATCCTCCCCAGCATGCGTTTCCCCAGGGGCAGGTGAATGCGCCGAATCCTCCTCGCCGGGATTTCCCGACGGATGGTGGACGAGGAAACAACGTTCAACAGAACACCCCTGCGCCTCGGAACTTCGATCGTCCGGTCCAGAACACGCAGCCGAACGATTTCCGCGGCGGTGGTGCACAGGCTCCGCAGGGCGGTAATCGGTTTGGTGGTGGGGATCGCCCGAACTTCAGCGCTCCTCAGGGCAATCACAATGCGCCTTCCGGAATGCGCGGATTTGGCAGATTCTAA
- the ftsW gene encoding putative lipid II flippase FtsW: MAKRVGADKWLFGTVLALVLFGLVMIFSTSAILAKAQFGSPYHFVISQLIFAVLGIIALFVLMRVDYRKYNNPKVVFPAIAITALLLLGVFFMGGMNGAHRWIRVGGLTLQPSELAKPLIVLFLAYFLQSRIHQMDDIKGTLIRAAAVPVLFILLIVKEPDLGTALVCAGVTGLMLALAGIRLRWIGIAALVAMPPLYYMLFHVAFRRARMLAFMNPEADPRGAGFHILQSLIAVGSGGFFGKGLTEGMQKLFYLPEPQTDFIYATVCEELGLIGALCVLAAFAFLGYRGLRAAYLSTDPFARFLAFGMTSAILIQAFFNMSVVIALLPTKGIPLPFISSGGTSVFITLASMGVLLNITREID, from the coding sequence ATGGCGAAGCGTGTCGGCGCGGACAAATGGTTGTTTGGCACAGTGCTGGCACTGGTGCTCTTCGGCCTCGTGATGATCTTTTCTACCTCGGCCATCCTGGCCAAGGCACAGTTCGGTTCGCCGTATCACTTTGTTATTAGTCAGCTGATATTTGCTGTCCTCGGCATCATTGCGCTCTTCGTCCTCATGCGCGTGGACTACCGCAAATACAACAACCCCAAAGTTGTCTTCCCGGCCATTGCAATTACAGCGTTGTTGCTGCTTGGTGTCTTCTTCATGGGTGGTATGAATGGCGCACACCGCTGGATTCGCGTGGGTGGCCTCACGCTGCAGCCCTCGGAATTAGCCAAACCGCTCATCGTCCTCTTCCTCGCGTACTTCCTGCAAAGCCGCATCCATCAGATGGACGACATCAAGGGCACGCTCATTCGCGCTGCTGCCGTGCCGGTCCTCTTCATCCTGCTCATCGTCAAAGAGCCTGACCTTGGCACCGCATTGGTATGCGCAGGCGTGACAGGATTGATGCTCGCGCTCGCTGGCATCCGTCTTCGTTGGATCGGCATTGCTGCTCTCGTCGCCATGCCGCCCCTGTATTACATGCTCTTTCACGTGGCCTTCCGCCGCGCCCGCATGCTCGCTTTCATGAATCCCGAGGCTGACCCGCGCGGCGCAGGCTTCCACATCCTGCAGTCACTCATCGCAGTTGGCTCTGGCGGCTTCTTCGGTAAGGGACTCACGGAGGGCATGCAGAAGCTCTTCTATCTCCCCGAGCCACAGACTGACTTCATCTACGCAACGGTCTGCGAAGAGCTAGGCCTTATCGGCGCATTGTGTGTGCTGGCAGCATTCGCATTCCTTGGCTATCGCGGCCTACGTGCAGCGTACCTCTCCACCGATCCCTTCGCACGCTTCCTCGCGTTCGGTATGACGTCGGCCATTCTCATCCAGGCCTTCTTCAACATGAGCGTGGTCATCGCGTTGCTGCCCACCAAAGGCATCCCGCTGCCGTTCATCTCCAGCGGTGGAACCAGCGTCTTCATCACGCTGGCCAGCATGGGCGTGTTGCTCAACATCACACGCGAGATTGACTGA
- the mraY gene encoding phospho-N-acetylmuramoyl-pentapeptide-transferase, giving the protein MYPIFRVFRIFRYLTFRCVFASLTALAIGMLIGPFVIRRLREFQIGQYIRDEGPESHKKKTGTPTMGGVLICISILVPTLLWSDLSNPLVWITILSTTAFGAIGFADDYIKVVHKRNLGLTSRQKLLLQFIASFGVAASLVFLQTRGLYSTRLVVPFLKHFRPDLIIGSIQHIHGLYWFSFVFFVAFVMLVITFSSNAVNLTDGLDGLAIGCTIIAAAALTVLTYVSGHMVFSDYLELQRMPLAGELTIFCGAMVGASIGFLWYNAHPAEVFMGDVGSLALGGAISTVAVLIKQELLLPFIGGVFILEAVSVMLQVGSYKLRGGKRIFKMAPLHHHFELSGWSESKVITRFWIMALIFALFALTTLKLR; this is encoded by the coding sequence ATGTACCCTATTTTCAGGGTCTTCCGCATCTTCCGCTACCTCACCTTCCGCTGTGTTTTCGCCAGCCTCACAGCGCTTGCCATCGGCATGCTCATCGGCCCGTTTGTAATCCGGCGCTTGCGCGAATTTCAGATCGGTCAATACATCCGCGACGAAGGCCCGGAGAGCCATAAGAAGAAGACTGGCACACCCACCATGGGCGGCGTGCTCATCTGCATCTCCATCCTTGTGCCCACGCTTCTCTGGAGCGACCTCTCCAACCCGTTAGTTTGGATAACAATTCTTTCCACCACGGCCTTCGGCGCCATTGGCTTTGCCGACGATTACATCAAGGTCGTCCACAAGCGAAATCTCGGACTCACCAGTCGTCAGAAACTGCTTCTGCAATTCATCGCAAGCTTTGGCGTTGCTGCATCGCTTGTCTTTCTGCAAACGCGCGGCCTGTACTCCACGCGCCTGGTCGTGCCCTTCCTCAAGCACTTCCGGCCAGACCTCATCATCGGCAGCATTCAGCATATCCACGGTTTGTACTGGTTTAGCTTCGTGTTCTTTGTTGCGTTCGTGATGCTGGTCATTACCTTCAGTTCGAACGCGGTCAATCTCACCGACGGTCTGGACGGCCTCGCCATTGGCTGCACCATCATTGCTGCTGCAGCGCTCACGGTATTGACCTACGTCAGTGGTCACATGGTCTTCAGCGACTACCTCGAACTGCAGCGCATGCCGCTCGCGGGTGAACTCACCATCTTCTGCGGCGCCATGGTTGGCGCTTCCATCGGCTTCCTCTGGTACAACGCACATCCAGCAGAAGTCTTCATGGGCGACGTCGGTTCGCTCGCACTCGGCGGTGCCATCTCCACCGTTGCTGTACTCATCAAGCAGGAGTTGCTGCTGCCGTTCATCGGTGGTGTCTTCATCCTCGAAGCAGTCAGCGTCATGCTGCAGGTCGGCAGTTACAAACTGCGTGGCGGCAAGCGCATCTTCAAAATGGCACCACTGCATCACCACTTTGAACTCAGCGGATGGAGCGAAAGCAAAGTCATCACCCGCTTCTGGATCATGGCGCTCATCTTCGCGCTGTTCGCACTTACGACGCTCAAGCTGAGATGA
- the murD gene encoding UDP-N-acetylmuramoyl-L-alanine--D-glutamate ligase: protein MDFKGKRVLVVGLGKSGVSAALYLRKLGARVTVSDSRPGEALAKEIPALLDAGVMVESGGHGVLTFRRQDLIVLSPGVPLSTPEVQQSQRFGVPIIGEVELASLALQGKIIAITGSNGKTTTTSLVGHILLHANYETKIGGNIGLPVVEMVEGSTEKTWSVLEVSSFQLETIETFRPHIAAVLNITPDHLDRHGSFENYAAAKARITENQTPEDFLVLNAEDKPTQMVAAKTKAQIFWFSGVRRVKQGAFAHNDGIYFITKEGGTPEPIMPLAEIPLRGAHNVENVLAAIAMAKLAGIATDEIREAVASFTAVDHRLQFVAKKRGVEYYNDSKATNVDATIKALESFPSGIRIILGGKDKASDYTQLLPLLKERTVAVYTIGMAADIIAKQIGDQVKLTPAGTLSEAVRLASESAQPGETVLLAPACASFDQFTSYEHRGRVFVELVQNLPE, encoded by the coding sequence ATGGATTTCAAAGGCAAACGCGTTCTCGTCGTTGGACTCGGCAAAAGCGGTGTCTCCGCCGCGCTGTATCTGCGCAAACTCGGCGCACGCGTCACTGTCAGCGACAGTCGCCCCGGCGAAGCCCTTGCCAAAGAAATCCCCGCATTACTTGACGCAGGTGTGATGGTAGAAAGCGGTGGCCACGGGGTGCTCACCTTCCGCCGCCAGGACCTCATCGTCCTCTCGCCCGGCGTGCCACTGTCCACGCCTGAAGTCCAACAGTCGCAGCGTTTCGGTGTACCGATCATTGGTGAAGTCGAACTCGCATCCCTCGCGCTGCAAGGTAAGATCATCGCCATCACCGGCTCCAACGGCAAGACCACCACGACTTCACTCGTCGGACACATTTTGCTACACGCCAATTACGAGACAAAGATTGGCGGCAACATCGGTTTGCCCGTCGTGGAGATGGTGGAAGGCTCAACCGAAAAAACATGGAGCGTTCTCGAAGTATCGAGCTTCCAGCTTGAAACCATCGAGACCTTCCGACCGCATATTGCAGCCGTGCTGAACATCACGCCGGACCATCTCGATCGTCACGGATCATTCGAAAATTACGCCGCAGCAAAAGCACGCATTACGGAAAACCAAACGCCGGAAGACTTCTTGGTCCTGAACGCGGAAGACAAACCCACGCAGATGGTTGCCGCGAAAACGAAGGCACAGATCTTCTGGTTCAGTGGCGTTCGCCGCGTGAAGCAAGGCGCATTCGCACACAATGACGGTATCTACTTCATTACAAAAGAGGGCGGCACACCAGAACCCATCATGCCGCTCGCTGAGATACCTCTACGCGGCGCGCACAACGTCGAGAACGTCCTGGCTGCCATTGCCATGGCAAAACTCGCGGGCATTGCGACAGACGAAATCCGCGAAGCCGTCGCCTCCTTCACCGCAGTCGATCATCGCCTGCAATTCGTGGCAAAGAAGCGTGGCGTGGAGTATTACAACGACTCAAAAGCCACCAACGTCGACGCCACCATCAAGGCGCTTGAGTCCTTCCCCTCCGGCATCCGAATCATCCTCGGCGGCAAAGACAAAGCATCGGACTACACGCAACTCCTCCCACTGCTAAAAGAGCGCACCGTGGCCGTGTACACCATCGGCATGGCAGCAGACATCATCGCAAAGCAGATTGGCGATCAGGTGAAGCTCACCCCTGCCGGAACGCTGTCTGAGGCAGTACGTCTCGCGTCAGAATCCGCGCAACCGGGAGAAACCGTGCTCCTCGCCCCAGCGTGCGCCAGCTTCGACCAGTTCACCAGTTACGAACATCGCGGACGCGTGTTCGTAGAGTTAGTCCAGAACTTACCCGAGTAA
- a CDS encoding YXWGXW repeat-containing protein → MVMEMTKFGKIGAIAALSVAPVVALMMPNNAEAQVAVAASFGAPPAIPEYDQPPAPGDGYIWTPGYWAWDGGANDYYWVAGTWVMPPYTGALWTPGWWGPGYGGGWLWNAGYWGPTIGYYGGVNYGWGYFGVGFYGGYWNGGRFWYNRTYCRFGPGFGGRWYNGSYGGFHGNIRGGGPAFNSHPPANFRSASFNGGRGGFNGSNGFRSGTNGGNFNRGGQPGGSFNRGNGFAGQPGGNFNRGGQNFGGQTRSFSQPGGNFNGGARSFSQPGGNFGGGAHSFSAPSGGGNFGGGGRSFSAPSGGGFHGGGGFSGGGGGGGFHGGGGGGSRGGGGGHR, encoded by the coding sequence ATGGTGATGGAAATGACGAAGTTTGGAAAAATTGGAGCGATTGCTGCCCTGTCTGTTGCACCCGTGGTCGCGTTGATGATGCCCAACAACGCAGAGGCACAGGTGGCGGTTGCGGCCAGCTTTGGTGCTCCCCCGGCGATTCCCGAATATGACCAGCCGCCAGCCCCTGGCGACGGCTATATCTGGACCCCTGGCTACTGGGCCTGGGATGGCGGTGCGAATGACTACTACTGGGTTGCCGGTACATGGGTCATGCCTCCATACACTGGCGCCCTGTGGACGCCCGGTTGGTGGGGTCCTGGCTACGGCGGCGGATGGCTGTGGAATGCCGGCTATTGGGGTCCGACCATTGGCTACTACGGTGGTGTGAACTACGGCTGGGGCTACTTCGGCGTTGGCTTCTACGGTGGCTACTGGAACGGTGGACGCTTCTGGTACAACCGCACCTACTGCCGCTTTGGACCGGGCTTTGGTGGACGTTGGTACAACGGCAGCTACGGCGGCTTCCATGGCAATATCCGCGGCGGTGGACCGGCGTTCAACTCGCATCCTCCGGCTAACTTCCGCAGTGCAAGCTTTAATGGCGGACGCGGCGGCTTCAACGGATCGAACGGATTCCGTAGCGGCACAAACGGTGGCAACTTCAACCGTGGCGGACAGCCTGGCGGATCGTTTAACCGTGGCAATGGCTTTGCCGGTCAACCCGGCGGCAATTTCAACCGCGGTGGCCAGAACTTTGGCGGACAAACCCGCAGCTTCTCGCAGCCGGGTGGCAACTTTAACGGCGGCGCACGGAGTTTCTCACAACCGGGCGGTAACTTCGGCGGTGGAGCACACAGCTTCTCGGCACCTTCGGGTGGCGGCAACTTCGGTGGCGGCGGTCGTAGCTTCTCTGCTCCGTCTGGCGGAGGCTTCCACGGTGGTGGTGGCTTCAGCGGTGGCGGTGGTGGTGGTGGATTCCACGGCGGCGGGGGCGGAGGTTCCCGTGGCGGTGGCGGCGGTCACCGGTAA
- the murC gene encoding UDP-N-acetylmuramate--L-alanine ligase, with product MFAAAQRVHFIGIGGIGMSGIAEILLSMGFPVSGSDLRTSPTTDRLKKLGAAIFVGHAAEQVRPADVVVISSAVAKDNPEVLEAQARHIPVIPRAEMLAELMRLKYGVAIAGMHGKTTTTSMIAAVLETGGLDPTVVVGGRVDMFGSNARPGQSQYLVAEADESDRSFLKLSPILAVVTNLDREHMENYRDMEDVEQCFVDFMNKVPFYGATTACIDDPLLRSILPRVTKRVMTYGESSEADFQLVMLPAEAESYSTFEVNARGIVLGPFKLHVPGKHNVLNATAAVAIGVELGVPPKQIAAGLSRFRGVDRRFQTKGEARGVTVIDDYGHHPTEIRATLQAARDVGYRRVHVLFQPHRYTRTRDLFEDFVLAFANADRVEVVDIYAASEQPIEGISSGALVRAMRNAGIDANYAPSLEAGAQRVAESAAKGEAILTLGAGSISQAGPMILEALRK from the coding sequence TTGTTCGCAGCGGCGCAGCGAGTACACTTTATCGGGATTGGCGGCATCGGCATGAGCGGCATCGCCGAGATCCTGCTTTCCATGGGATTCCCTGTCAGCGGATCCGACCTCCGTACCTCGCCCACCACAGATCGGCTCAAAAAGCTCGGAGCGGCCATCTTTGTTGGCCACGCAGCGGAACAGGTGCGCCCAGCAGACGTCGTCGTCATCAGCTCCGCAGTCGCCAAGGACAACCCTGAAGTTCTCGAAGCCCAGGCCCGCCACATCCCCGTCATCCCTCGCGCAGAAATGCTCGCGGAACTCATGCGTCTGAAGTACGGCGTTGCCATCGCGGGCATGCACGGCAAAACCACCACCACCAGCATGATCGCGGCGGTGTTGGAAACAGGCGGCCTTGACCCCACCGTAGTCGTAGGTGGTCGCGTAGACATGTTCGGTTCCAACGCGCGTCCCGGCCAGTCGCAATATCTCGTTGCAGAAGCCGACGAAAGCGACCGCAGCTTCCTCAAACTCTCGCCCATTCTTGCCGTCGTCACCAACCTTGATCGCGAACACATGGAAAACTATCGCGACATGGAAGACGTGGAGCAGTGCTTCGTCGACTTCATGAACAAGGTGCCGTTTTACGGAGCCACCACCGCCTGCATTGACGATCCATTGCTGCGCTCCATCCTTCCACGCGTCACCAAGCGCGTGATGACCTACGGCGAAAGCTCTGAGGCAGATTTCCAACTCGTCATGTTGCCTGCGGAAGCGGAAAGCTATTCCACCTTTGAAGTGAATGCACGCGGCATCGTGCTCGGCCCATTCAAGCTGCACGTACCCGGCAAACACAACGTCCTGAACGCAACCGCAGCCGTTGCCATCGGCGTAGAACTCGGCGTTCCACCCAAGCAGATTGCCGCAGGCCTCTCGCGTTTCCGCGGTGTCGATCGCCGTTTCCAAACCAAGGGAGAAGCACGCGGAGTCACGGTCATCGACGACTACGGCCATCACCCCACAGAGATCCGCGCCACGTTGCAGGCCGCGCGCGATGTGGGCTACCGCCGCGTCCACGTTCTCTTCCAGCCGCATCGTTACACGCGTACCCGCGATCTCTTTGAAGACTTCGTCCTCGCATTCGCAAACGCAGACCGTGTCGAAGTCGTGGACATCTACGCCGCCAGCGAGCAGCCCATCGAAGGCATCTCCTCCGGCGCACTCGTTCGCGCGATGCGCAACGCAGGCATCGACGCCAACTACGCACCCAGCCTTGAAGCTGGCGCGCAACGCGTAGCAGAATCCGCTGCCAAGGGCGAAGCCATCCTCACACTCGGCGCAGGCAGCATCTCGCAAGCCGGCCCCATGATCCTCGAAGCACTGCGGAAATAG
- a CDS encoding UDP-N-acetylmuramoyl-tripeptide--D-alanyl-D-alanine ligase — translation MTLTLGQVADWIHAEGDFDLRTQVYGYSIDSRTVGAGELFFAVQGERFDGHDFVATALKNGAAAAVVSTRWVIPSEVDNTKLLRVPESEDCVLKALQGLARAVRRHWGKRVIGITGSAGKTTTKECVAAVLSARFRVLKSAGNLNNGFGVPLQLLKLEPEHEVAVIEMGMNHAGEIAALAKIAEPNWAVVSNVAPVHLEHFADGIAGIANAKYELVQSLPKDGIAFLNADDPYVSTFGRDRDGYARYFGLQTASANVRAISMRSEGANGMSFTVQAGKESQPAHIALLGEHNVYNALAGISVGLESGMQLSECITAMQQLHPADKRGEQILFRGVRIINDSYNSNPRALNAMVDALMAIDATRHIVIAGEMLELGPEAGTLHAQSGEYMKTRGVDVVIGVRGHGAELVRGAGDIALFVDTPERAGQWMLENLREGDAVLLKASRGVQLERALTALGIQTTGH, via the coding sequence ATGACATTGACACTGGGCCAGGTGGCCGACTGGATTCACGCAGAAGGCGACTTCGATCTGCGAACACAGGTCTACGGATACTCCATCGACTCCCGCACCGTGGGCGCTGGAGAACTCTTCTTCGCTGTGCAAGGCGAACGCTTCGACGGACACGACTTCGTCGCTACCGCATTGAAAAACGGTGCCGCAGCTGCGGTAGTTAGCACGCGTTGGGTTATCCCATCCGAAGTCGACAATACCAAGCTGTTACGTGTCCCTGAGAGCGAAGACTGCGTATTGAAAGCGCTGCAAGGACTAGCACGCGCGGTACGTCGCCATTGGGGAAAGCGAGTCATCGGCATCACCGGATCGGCAGGCAAGACCACTACCAAGGAATGCGTGGCCGCCGTGCTGTCCGCAAGGTTCCGCGTGCTCAAATCCGCGGGGAATCTGAATAACGGCTTCGGTGTACCGCTGCAACTACTGAAGCTTGAACCGGAACACGAAGTCGCCGTGATTGAAATGGGCATGAATCACGCGGGTGAAATCGCTGCGTTGGCAAAGATTGCGGAACCGAACTGGGCCGTCGTCAGCAACGTCGCACCTGTTCATCTGGAGCATTTCGCAGACGGCATCGCTGGTATCGCAAACGCAAAGTACGAGCTTGTGCAGTCACTTCCAAAAGACGGCATCGCATTTCTGAACGCAGACGATCCATACGTCTCCACCTTCGGTCGTGACCGCGATGGTTACGCGCGCTACTTCGGACTGCAAACCGCATCCGCAAACGTACGCGCCATCAGCATGCGAAGCGAAGGTGCCAACGGTATGAGCTTCACCGTACAGGCAGGCAAAGAATCCCAACCCGCACACATTGCGCTGCTCGGCGAGCACAACGTCTACAACGCTCTCGCAGGTATATCGGTTGGCCTGGAAAGCGGCATGCAGCTTAGTGAATGCATCACTGCGATGCAGCAACTGCATCCCGCTGACAAGCGTGGCGAACAGATTCTCTTCCGTGGCGTGCGCATCATCAATGACTCTTACAACAGCAACCCACGTGCACTCAACGCTATGGTCGATGCACTCATGGCCATCGACGCCACCCGCCACATCGTCATCGCAGGAGAGATGTTGGAACTTGGCCCCGAAGCAGGAACCCTGCATGCACAATCCGGTGAATACATGAAGACACGCGGTGTGGATGTGGTCATCGGTGTTCGCGGCCACGGAGCGGAACTTGTTCGTGGCGCAGGCGATATCGCGCTCTTTGTTGACACGCCGGAAAGAGCGGGCCAGTGGATGCTGGAAAATCTTCGCGAAGGCGACGCGGTTTTGTTGAAGGCATCGCGAGGCGTCCAGCTGGAACGCGCACTGACAGCCCTCGGCATCCAGACAACCGGGCATTAA